The following is a genomic window from Desulforhopalus sp..
TTGGCATAGTGCGTTTATTATGGCGCGATTATTGGAATCGCGCCATAATAAATCGTTCTTCTGGCGCAAAAAAAACTATCGTGCCACTTAATTTGGCGCAATTTCCATCGCGAATCCGTATTCTTCATTCTGTCTTATGTACTTGAAAGCTTCATGTGCCGTCCACGATAGTCCGGAAATAAGGTCAATTTAGTACACCATTTAATGGGCTTAGATTGCCAGTGCAAAAATCCTGCTTTGGCTACTTAATCATGCTACCTCATCAATCACGGGTTTTTAGGAAAGTGGGGTGACTATTGCTTTATTTGCTTGCATTGTTGTATAATGCAAGCAAATAAAGCCTAAGAGGGAGGTGAAATCATGCCATCAATCACAGTCAGAAACGTACCGGATGAGGTTCATCGCGCGTTGCGGGTTAGGGCCGCACAGCATGGCCGAAGCGCCGAAGCTGAAATTCGTGAGATACTGGAAAATGCCGTTCAGCCAGAAGGAAGGGTAAAACTTGGTTCTTTACTTGCCGGCATTGGTCGCAAAATCAATATGAGCGATGATGAATTTTCGATCTTTGAGCAGAGCCGAGATAAATCTCCAGCCAAACCGGTGGATTTTGAATGATACTGTTAGATACAAATGTAATCTCGGAACCGTTGCGTCGTGCTCCTGACGCCCGTGTTATTAAATGGATTGATGCGCAATCACTGGAAACGCTCTATTTATCTGCGATAACCGTGGCAGAACTGCGTTTTGGAGTTGCTAGCCTTCCAGTTGGAAAGCGACAATATGAACTGCAAACCAGCCTGGAAAATCAAATTTTGCCGCTGTTTGCCGGACGTGTATGTTCGTTTGATATGGGCTGCACGACCGCTTATGCTGAGCTTATGGCAAAAGCCAGATCTGCCGGTTTAGCAATAGCTGCAGCAGATGGATACATTGCGTCTATTGCGGCGACTAATCGATTTAGTGTCGCGACACGAGATGTCCAACCATTCCAAGCCGCAGGTGTCAACGTTATCAATCCTTGGGATGATTAGAATGACTCAGGGTCTAAACTGGCGTCAGAGCAAGAATCAACTACGGTTTATTTTACTCTGACCCTGTTTTACGCCACACCCAGATTTCGGAATGCAGCAAATGGATGACTGGTCGCATGATCGATGCTGACCCTTTGACGAGAAGAAAAAAGGGCTGAATTCAGCAGGTAAGATAGCAATCGAAGGGAGAATATCGGCAAGAAACCGTTCCAGATCAAGAGGATACGTTCCTCCGACGAGCCTGCCTGCCTGGCGCCCATTCTCGGAGCGTATCCTCTTGACCTTCCACTCCCTCAGTGCTATTTCAAGCCGCCGAGGAAGTTGTGTGATTTGACCATGCTTGGTGGGTAAGGGAAATCTCCGTTTTCCCCGTGACTAAACTTATCATGGATGACCCCATTTAATTACTCACACACTTTATGCGCGGCGACGTATCGCAAGGGAAGAATCCCCTTGAAAAATCACATTAAATATTGCATTGCTACAACATTCAAAGGCTGCACAATTTCTTTTCAACTATCTCAATGAATCTCAATCTTGGGGGGGGCTTAGGATGAAATATGAAGAATCGAAATCTGGAAATATTGCTGACTCTACAGTTGATAAAGGTCGGCGAAGTGCCATTCGCAAAATTGCTGTAGGTGTGGGGGTTTTGGCTGGTGTTTCAATTCTTCCTGAGAAGTGGACCCGGCCGATAATAGGCCAAATAACCCTTCCGGCCCATGCTCAAACCAGTGGATCCCTTGATCCTGGATATTACTTGGCTTCTACTGGAATCGTCATAAATTCCAAAGGCTTTCTCGATACTCTGGGTAATTTCCTCGTCGCGGATGCAGTTGCAGCACCAATATTAGTCTTTGTTGCGTACAATTTTGAGATATGTGTTACAGGTAATGGATCCGTGACGTTTCTCTCCGATGTTGCTATAGATACCACTACCGGCGGAGGCCTTTGGTCTCCTGGTGGTTTGTCAGGTTCCCTTTTAAGCGGAGTAACCTCCGGCGTTCCATACGATCATTCGCCTGCCGCGGGTGATTGGACATTCACTCTTACCTTCCAGATTATTTCAGCCAAAGGTCTTAACGCAACTCTGACGCTTTTCGATAATGGTGTTTTCCAAAGCACGACGACAATAACATTTCAATATCAAAGTGCCTCCTGTTCTGGTTAATCACAAAAAATACCAGCTTCTTACGGCTCTCGCTCATGCGAGTGGAAAGCCGTAACCGGTGTTTTCTGCAAATATATTTTTTGGGGTCAGAGAAAATTAAAAAAATCCTCTCTTCTCAGTCCATCCGGGCGCCCTTCTTGTAGCTATTGGAGTCAAAGAACAAATAATCGTCTTGTCGTATCCCCCGCAGGCTCTCTCCCGTTTTTTTTCGGTACCCGTCAATCGCCCATGCAGGTGCCAACCCTCCTAGCGGCCTGCACCATTGGATGGTCTTTGGGCACCAGGTTCTTTTTACCGACGACCTCGGACAGCGGCACCGCCTTGGTGCCGTTGCGGTCAGCGGCGATCATCACCCCGCCGATACCCCGCTCGATGCACTCGACGCAGGCACTGCCCAGGCGGGTGGCGAGCATCCGGTCGGCGGCCGACGGTGTGCCGCCCCGCTGATAGTGGCCGAGGATGGTCACCCGCGACTCCAAGCCGGTCATTTTTTCCAACTCCTGGGACAGCCTGAGGGTATGATTGCTGCGGTGGGTGGTGAACTCAAGGAGATCCTCCTCGATCTTCTTCAGTGCCTTGGCGTCGGCCTTTTCCTTGGCCTCGGACTTGGCAGTCTTCAGACCGGTGTAGCGCTGGTAATCAGCCTGAGATAGCGCCCCTTCGGCTACGGCGACAATACTGAAGTTGGTGCCCCGCTGCTTTCTCTTGCGAATGGCTGCGGTCACCGCCTCCAGATCGTAGGGAATCTCCGGGATGAGGATGACATCGGCACCTCCGGCAATGCCGGCGCCAAGGGCCAGCCAGCCGGCATTATGGCCCATGATCTCGACGACAATAATCCGGTGGTGGCTATGGGCGGTGGAGTGCAACCGGTCGATGGCCTCGGTGGCGATCTCCATGGCGGTGTCAAAACCGAAGGTGATATCGGTCATCGCCACATCATTATCGATGGTCTTGGGCAGGGTCAGGATATTCAGACCCTTCTGCGCCAGGCGGTAGGCGTTTTTCTGGGTACCGCCGCCGCCGATACAGATCAGCGCATCAAGGTTATGGTGCCGGTAGTTGTCGCAGATTACCTGGGTCATATCCATGATCTCGCTGCCGACCGGCATCTTATGCGGCTTGTCGCGGCTGGTGCCGGAAGGTAAGGTAAACTGGGGTCAGAGTAAAATTAAACAACGGTTTATTTTACTCTGTTTGAATGCATAAGTGAGAGGTCATTGCAGGAAACCTCCAAGCGGTTCACAATGTTTGTGTAGCGCACAAACTGGTGGGTCGTATCCAACGATAGGATCCGCCCAAAAATGATCCCGCAAGGAGGTTCCCATGACGACACTTTACTACATCGGGTTGGACATTCACAAGAAAGTCATTGCATACTGCATTAAAGCGATAGACGGTCGTCTCGTTGGAGAAGGGATGATTGCGGCAAACAGGAAGGCTGTAGACGAATGGGTCCATAGCTTGCCAGGGCCATGGGTTGGAGCTATGGAGGCAACTATCTTCACTGGTTGGATCTATGACCACCTGGCGCAGCATGCCGTAGAGTTGAAAGTTGCACATCCCGAGATGCTCAAGGCAATCACCGCTGCCAAGAAGAAGAACGACCGCGCCGATGCTGCGAGAATCGCTGATCTCCTGCGGGTAAACCTCCTGCCGGAATGCTACATGCTGCCACAAGAGATCCGCGAGTTACGGCGGATCCTGCGGTACCGCAATCACATTGTGCGAACTTCGGTAAAGATGCAGAACAAAATGGCCGGGCTCTTACTGGAAGTAGGGGCTGAATACAACAAGACTCGCTTGAAGGGAAAAAGATATTTCACCAGACTGCTGGAGACGGTCGAGGACATTCCACAATCGGTGAAACAACTTTTGCAATTGAGTCGTACCGGTTTCGAGATGTTTCATGCAATCCAAAAGCAGCTGGTGAAGGCATTGCGCACAAACAGTCTGATACAGGACCGAGTTGGAAAGCTCATGACGATCCAGGGAGTAGGCGAAGTAACCGCATTGACCTGGGTACTGGAAATAGGCGAACCGGCAAGATTTGATTCAATTCGGCAAGCCATCAGCTACTGCGGCCTGTGCAGCGCACAACGGGAATCGGCCGGCAAGGAGCAAAGGGGTCCGATTTCCAAGAAACGCAACAAACATTTGCAAACTATGCTCATTGAAGCGGCGAAGATAGCTCCGCATTGGAATCCGCAACTGGCTGCCATTCATGAACGGGAGCTACAAAGAGGCAACAGAAACAGGGCAACCCTTGCTGTTGCAAGAAAGCTGGTTGCGTACATGTTGGCGGTAGACAAAGCTGTAAGTGATTTTATCACCCGGGAGGTACAGAAGGCGGCCTGAAAAAAACATATTCCCTGCTGAACTGATGATCTTCCCGCCCGTCCTCGCTGAATTGGGGTCTTTGCATGCACAATTGGCAATGCAACATTACTCTGTTTCGAGGCGGGTGGGTTGGCCCAAACTCAATCTTCTGCGGAAGTCGTATCCGGTGATGAGGAATTTTTCCCCCACCCAGATTTCGGAATGCAGCAAATGGATGACTGGTCGCATGATCGATGCTGACCCTTTGACGAGAAGAAAAAAGGTCTGAATTCAGTAGGTAAGATAGCAATCGAAGGGAGAATATCGGCAAGAAACCGTTCCAGATCAAGAGGATACGTTCCTCCGACGAGCCAGCCTGCCTGGCGCCCATTCTCGGAGCGTATCCTCTTGATCTTCCACTCCCTCAGTGCTATTTCAAGCCGCCGAGGAAGTTGTGTGATTTGACCATGCTTGGTGGGTAAGGGAAATCTCCGTTTTCCCCTTGACTAAACTTATCATGGATGACCCTGTTTTATGTGTACAGGCAAACAACGCTTCACCGGGAAGATGAAACAAAAGATCGACTCAGCCAAAGGCAGAGCCATCTATGGCATGCGCCTGGCGGTGGGCGAGCCACCCTTCGCCCATATCCGTTCGGCGCTAGGCCTTGATAGTTTTACTTTACGAGGGAAGGCAAAGGTCAACACCCAATGGAATCTTTTCTGCATTGTCCATAATCTCATAAAAATATTCAGGTATGGGGTGGGATTTGCATAAATACCCACAGAAAGAGATAGGATCGGCGTTTATAAGGCCATGTTTTACAGGAAATAAGTAGCTGGGAATGAAGTTTTAGAAGCAGAGGATTGTATAAGATAATTTTCGGATTTCTCTATTTCCGATTGAGTTATCTCAGCATCTGAGAATATGGGATTTTGAAATAGACTTTTTCTACAGACTCGTTCGCCTAGCAACACCGAAGATAACGACTGAGTGTTGTAAGCATTGACAACACATTCTGTTGTTGTTAAATTCTCCAACATGAAGGCGCAACTATTACTCAACCAACGTCAGCCGATTTCCGAAAACGCCTTTGTTGAAATGGTAGTATGGCGCTTGCCATCACCAATTTCTGGGAGTATTCACGAATTCAAGTATCGACTCGCTCTTGTTATAAACGGCTCTTGCGAGCTTCGCTACGATAACGAAGCGGGTAAAGGCGACCACAAACACATAGGTGAACGCGAAATTCCCTACATTTTTACTACGCCTCAAGCATTGTTGAATGATTTCTGGAATGACGTCGATAATTGGAGGTTCTAAAATGCATACCGTAACTTTGGAAATCTCTTCTCGAGAGAAAATCAACAAACGATTTTTGCAGGCATTTGAGGGTGAACCTCAAGGGGAGTTTATTAGCTTCGACTCCCCCGCCCTTCTTTTCAAAACGCTTTCTGGCAAGCGCTGGGAGTTATTGAAAATCATGACTGGTGCTGGACCGATAACAATTCGTGAGGCAGCACGCCGAATAGGGCGAGATGTAAAAGCCGTGCATAGCGACGTGCATACTCTTTTGAATACAGGCTTATTACAAAAAACTGACGATGGCCGTATCGTCTTTCCTTTTGACGCTGTACATGTAGATTTCATGCTGAAAGCAGCCTGATCCAAATTAATGGCGGAACAGCCAGTCCAGCCGACACCGGGAAGACCACGGTTTTGAATTCTTACATCAGTGGCCCGGTGCGGCTGACCAGCACGGTTTACCGGTAAACTGGGGTCAGAGTAAAATTAAACAACGGTTTATTTTACTCTGGCCCTGTTTTATGTGCGGCCTCCTGGATATGATTTGCGAGCACAGCAGCGCAAGCTGAATTCCTTTGTCCATGAATACAATTACGAACGGCCTCATGCTGCCCTGGAATTAGATACCCCTGGTTCGGTACATGTGAGTTCACGGCGGCAGTATAAGGAAAAGATAGACGAGTGGGTGTATCCGAGCTACTGTCAGGTACGCAGAGTATGTAGAAATGGAGCA
Proteins encoded in this region:
- a CDS encoding Arc family DNA-binding protein is translated as MPSITVRNVPDEVHRALRVRAAQHGRSAEAEIREILENAVQPEGRVKLGSLLAGIGRKINMSDDEFSIFEQSRDKSPAKPVDFE
- a CDS encoding type II toxin-antitoxin system VapC family toxin: MILLDTNVISEPLRRAPDARVIKWIDAQSLETLYLSAITVAELRFGVASLPVGKRQYELQTSLENQILPLFAGRVCSFDMGCTTAYAELMAKARSAGLAIAAADGYIASIAATNRFSVATRDVQPFQAAGVNVINPWDD
- a CDS encoding IS110 family transposase, which translates into the protein MTTLYYIGLDIHKKVIAYCIKAIDGRLVGEGMIAANRKAVDEWVHSLPGPWVGAMEATIFTGWIYDHLAQHAVELKVAHPEMLKAITAAKKKNDRADAARIADLLRVNLLPECYMLPQEIRELRRILRYRNHIVRTSVKMQNKMAGLLLEVGAEYNKTRLKGKRYFTRLLETVEDIPQSVKQLLQLSRTGFEMFHAIQKQLVKALRTNSLIQDRVGKLMTIQGVGEVTALTWVLEIGEPARFDSIRQAISYCGLCSAQRESAGKEQRGPISKKRNKHLQTMLIEAAKIAPHWNPQLAAIHERELQRGNRNRATLAVARKLVAYMLAVDKAVSDFITREVQKAA
- a CDS encoding transposase; translation: MCTGKQRFTGKMKQKIDSAKGRAIYGMRLAVGEPPFAHIRSALGLDSFTLRGKAKVNTQWNLFCIVHNLIKIFRYGVGFA
- a CDS encoding DUF6516 family protein, whose protein sequence is MTTHSVVVKFSNMKAQLLLNQRQPISENAFVEMVVWRLPSPISGSIHEFKYRLALVINGSCELRYDNEAGKGDHKHIGEREIPYIFTTPQALLNDFWNDVDNWRF
- a CDS encoding transcriptional regulator: MHTVTLEISSREKINKRFLQAFEGEPQGEFISFDSPALLFKTLSGKRWELLKIMTGAGPITIREAARRIGRDVKAVHSDVHTLLNTGLLQKTDDGRIVFPFDAVHVDFMLKAA